The nucleotide sequence TTTTAGTGGAGGACAACCTGGGGAAACTCAGGCTAATACTGCATAATCTCTACGGAGCAAAGCGGGGCTCTTCTACCCTCGCGCTAAAAGATGAGTCTACGTCTGATTAGCTAGTTGGTGGGGTAACGGCCTACCAAGGCGACGATCAGTAGCTGGTCTGAGAGGATGATCAGCCACACCGGGACTGAGACACGGCCCGGACTCCTACGGGAGGCAGCAGTGGGGAATATTGGACAATGGGCGCAAGCCTGATCCAGCCATGCCGCGTGTGTGAAGAAGGCCCTAGGGTTGTAAAGCACTTTAAGCAGGAAAGAAAAGCGCCGGTTTAATACACCGAGCGTATTGACGGTACCTGCAGAATAAGCACCGGCTAACTCCGTGCCAGCAGCCGCGGTAATACGGAGGGTGCGAGCGTTAATCGGAATTACTGGGCGTAAAGCGAGTGCAGGCGGTCGCGTGTGTCGGGTGTGAAAGCCCAGGGCTCAACCTTGGAATTGCACTCGAAACTGCGTGACTAGAATATGGTAGAGGAAGACGGAATTCCACGTGTAGCGGTGAAATGCGTAGATATGTGGAGGAACACCAATGGCGAAGGCAGTCTTCTGGGCCAATATTGACGCTGAGGCTCGAAAGCGTGGGTAGCAAACAGGATTAGATACCCTGGTAGTCCACGCCGTAAACGATGAGAACTAGACGTTGGTTGACATAGTCGACCAGTGTCGCAGCTAACGCGTTAAGTTCTCCGCCTGGGGAGTACGGCCGCAAGGTTGAAACTCAAAGGAATTGACGGGGGCCCGCACAAGCGGTGGAGCATGTGGTTTAATTCGATGCAACGCGAAGAACCTTACCTGCCCTTGACATCCTGCGAACCCTTTGGAGACGAAGGGGTGCCTTCGGGAGCGCAGTGACAGGTGCTGCATGGCTGTCGTCAGCTCGTGTCGTGAGATGTTGGGTTAAGTCCCGCAACGAGCGCAACCCCTATCCTTAGTTGCCAGCATTAAGTTGGGCACTCTAAGGAGACTGCCGGTGACAAACCGGAGGAAGGTGGGGATGACGTCAAGTCATCATGGCCCTTATGGGCAGGGCTACACACGTGCTACAATGGCAAGTACAAAGGGTTGCGAACCTGCGAAGGGGTGCCAATCCCATAAAGCTTGTCCCAGTCCGGATTGTAGTCTGCAACTCGACTACATGAAGTCGGAATCGCTAGTAATCGCAGATCAGCAATGCTGCGGTGAATACGTTCCCGGGCCTTGTACACACCGCCCGTCACACCATGGAAGTCGGCTGCACCAGAAGTGGCTAGTCTAACTCTTCGGAGAGGACGGTCACCACGGTGTGGTCGATGACTGGGGTGAAGTCGTAACAAGGTAGCCGTAGGGGAACCTGCGGCTGGATCACCTCCTTTAGAGAACGGCTTTACGTTGTCCCATGGGAGTGCCCACACAAGTCACTTACACGTTAGCGGTCAGTCATGGCGGCGTTGCCGCGATAGCTTTGGGTCTGTAGCTCAGTTGGTCAGAGCGCACCCCTGATAAGGGTGAGGTCGGAAGTTCAAATCTTCCCAGACCCACCAGTTTTCAGGCGTGTCGACCTCGGGGCTGTAGCTCAGCTGGGAGAGCACCTGCTTTGCAAGCAGGGGGTCAGCGGTTCGAACCCGCTCAGCTCCACCATTCGAGATCAGAACAAACGAGGGATCGTTTGTTGTGATTTCGATCACCGCTCTTTAACAATCGGATTGTAATCGAACACTGTATTCTTTTAGCGAAGAATATATGAGTTGCTCATAGACTTTAAGCGCGGAAGCGCTTGAGGTTATATGACCAAGTGACCAAGCGCACACGGTGGATGCCTTGGCGACAGAAGGCGATGAAGGACGTAGCAGCCTGCGATAAGCTTCGGTGAGTCGGCAAACAGACTTTGACCCGGAGATTTCCGAATGGGGAAACCCACTTGCTGAGAGGCAAGTATCCCATGGTGAATACATAGCCATGGGAGGCAAACTCGGGGAACTGAAACATCTAAGTACCCGAAGGAACAGAAATCAATTGAGATTCCCTGAGTAGCGGCGAGCGAAACGGGACCAGCCCTTAAGCTTCGATTGTTCTAGTGGAAGTGTCCAGGAAAGGCACGCCATAGAGGGTGAAAGCCCCGTACACGAAAGAGCGTTCGAAGTGAAATCGAGTAGGACGGAGCACGAGAAACTCTGTTTGAACATGGGGGGACCATCCTCCAAGGCTAAATACTCTCTGTCGACCGATAGTGAACCAGTACCGTGAGGGAAAGGCGAAAAGAACCCCGGTGAGGGGAGTGAAATAGAACCTGAAACCGTGTGCGTACAAGCAGTCAGAGCCTGTCTTCGGACGGGTGATGGCGTACCTTTTGTATAATGGGTCAGCGACTTACTTCTCAGTAGCAAGCTTAACCGGATAGGGGAAGCGTAGGGAAACCGAGTCTTAATAGGGCGACGAGTTGCTGGGAGTAGACCCGAAACCGGGCGATCTATCCATGGTCAGGGTGAAGGTCGGGTAACACCGACTGAAGGCCCGAACCCACTAATGTTGAAAAATTAGGGGATGAACTGTGGATAGGAGTGAAAGGCTAATCAAGCCCGGAGATAGCTGGTTCTCCTCGAAAGCTATTTAGGTAGCGCCTCGTGTATGACTGCCGGGGGTAGAGCACTGTTTCGGCTAGGGGTCTCATAAGAGATTACCAAACCGAGGCAAACTCCGAATACCGGCAAGTTTAAGCACGGGAGACACACTGCGAGAGCTAACTTCCGTAGTGGAAAGGGAAACAACCCAGACCGCCAGCTAAGGTCCCCAAGTCATGGCTAAGTGGCAAACGATGTGGGAAGGCACAGACAGTCAGGAGGTTGGCTTAGAAGCAGCCATCCTTTAAAGAAAGCGTAATAGCTCACTGATCTAGTCGGCCCGCGCGGAAGATATAACGGGGCTAAAGCCATGCACCGAAGCTGCGGACTTGCAATTTATTGTAAGTGGTAGAGGAGCGTTCCGTAGGCCGTGAAGGTGAACCGTGAGGTTTGCTGGAGGTATCGGAAGTGCGAATGCTGACGTGAGTAACGATAAGGCAGGTGAAAAACCTGCCCGCCGAAAATCCAAGGTTTCCTGCGCAACGCTATTCGGCGCAGGGTGAGTCGGCTCCTAAGGCGAGGCCGAAAGGCGTAGTCGATGGGAAACGGGTTAATATTCCCGTACCTCGCTTAACTGCGATGGGGTGACGAAGAAGGTTAGGCTGGCCGGGTGATGGTTATCCCGGTTTAAGCTTGTAGGCAGGTCTTCCAGGCAAATCCGGAAGGCTAATGTCGAGAAGCGATGACGAGTGCCCAAGGGCGCGAAGCAGTTGATACCACGCTTCCAGGAAAAACCTCTAAGCTTCAGGTTAAGCAGACCGTACCCCAAACCGACACAGGTGGATAAGGTGAGAATCCTAAGGCGTATGAGACAACTCGGGTGAAGGAATTCGGCAAAATGGTACCGTAACTTCGGGAGAAGGTACGCCCCTGTTAGGTGAAGGCCCTTGCGGTCTGAGCTGAAAGGGGCCGCAGAGACCAGGTGGCTGCGACTGTTTACTAAAAACACAGCACTCTGCTAACACGTAAGTGGATGTATAGGGTGTGACGCCTGCCCGGTGCCGGAAGGTTAAATGATGGGGTTAGCTTCGGCGAAGCTCTTGATTGAAGCCCCGGTAAACGGCGGCCGTAACTATAACGGTCCTAAGGTAGCGAAATTCCTTGTCGGGTAAGTTCCGACCTGCACGAATGGCGTAACGATGGCCACACTGTCTCCACCCGAGACTCAGTGAAATCGAAATTGCTGTGAAGATGCAGTGTTCCTGCGGCAAGACGGAAAGACCCCGTGCACCTTTACTACAGCTTTGCACTGGATCTTGAATATTTTTGTGTAGGATAGGCGGGAGGCGATGAAGCGTTGGCGCTAGCCGGCGTGGAGCCACCCTTGAAATACCGCCCTGAAATGTTCGAGGTTCTAACCTGGGTCCCTTATCGGGATCAGGGACAGTGTATGGTAGGTAGTTTGACTGGGGCGGTCTCCTCCTAAAGAGTAACGGAGGAGTGCAAAGGTACCCTCAGCACGGTCGGAAATCGTGCAACGAGTGTAAAGGCAAAAGGGTGCTTGACTGTGAGACCGACGGGTCGAGCAGGTACGAAAGTAGGTCTTAGTGATCCGGTGGTTCTGTATGGAAGGGCCATCGCTCAACGGATAAAAGGTACGCCGGGGATAACAGGCTGATTCCTCCCAAGAGTCCACATCGACGGAGGAGTTTGGCACCTCGATGTCGGCTCATCACATCCTGGGGCTGAAGCAGGTCCCAAGGGTATGGCTGTTCGCCATTTAAAGTGGTACGCGAGCTGGGTTTAGAACGTCGTGAGACAGTTCGGTCCCTATCTGCCGTAGGCGTTCGAGATTTGAGAGGATCTGACCTTAGTACGAGAGGACCGGGTTGGACGTACCTCTGGTGTTCCGGTTGTCACGCCCGTGGCATTGCCGGGTAGCTACGTACGGAAGGGATAAGCGCTGAAAGCATCTAAGCGCGAAGCCCACCTCAAGATGAGATCTCGCTAGCTCCTTGAGAGCTCTTAAGGGTCGTCCGAGACGAGGACGTTGATAGGCCAGGTGTGTAAGTGCGGCAACGTATTCAGCTTACTGGTACTAATCGCCCGTGAGGCTTGGTCATATAACGCTCAAGCGCTTTTGCGCCGAGCCAAAACAGTGTTCGATTACAAACTCGATTGTTCCAGTTTGCCTGGCGGCCATAGCGAGTGGGAACCACCCGAACCCATTCCGAACTCGGAAGTGAAACCGCTCAGCGCCGATGGTAGTGTGGGGTCTCCCCATGTGAGAGTAGGTCACCGCCAGGCTCCAAATAAAAAGCCCCGTCGCTCACGCGTCGGGGCTTTTTTTATGCAGGTGGCCTGTAAACCCTGCCCGATCGGCATGCCGGTAGTCGGTATCGAGCGGCGTTGATTTAGAATCGACGGTCCGCGGGCCTCGGCGGGCGGCACGCGGGGTCGTAAGATTTTTCAGGGGGCGAATAAGAGCCGCATGCACGACATATCCGAGGCGCTCAGACTGCCGAACCGCGAGACGCTCCCGCCGGAGATTGCCTTCCTTCGCGAACGTTACCCGAAATCGCGGTGGCAGGTGCACGAGAATTACGGCGAGCTTGCTGCGTTCTGGCTCGAGGTTCATGACAGCCTGCGCGCGCAAGGCGGCGCCTTGCAGCGCATGGCCCGAGAGTTCCGTGAAGGTGAAAGGGGTGGCGCAACCGCTTTCCAGCGTACGTTCATGCCGCGGCTCGGCCATTACCTGCAGCATCTCGAGGGACACCATCATATCGAGGATGCGCATTATTTCCCGCGTGTCCGTGCCCTGGACAGGCGTATGCGGGTCGGCTTCGACTTGCTCGAGAACGATCACGAAATCATCCAAGCAGCGGTGTTACATGCCGCGGACAGCGCGCGAGCGCTCATGCAGGCCCTGGCGCGGGGTGAGGATGCGGGGCGCTTTGCCGCCGATGACTATATTGCAGATGCCGATCGATTACTCGCATTACTCGCCCAGCATCTGACTGACGAAGAGGATCTGGTGATCCCCGGCATGCTCGAATATACCGAGCGGCCGCTGCGGTAGCGCCCGACCATCGGGGGCTGAGCGGTTACATTATTTGGCGCCCGAAGTATTTCTTTTATTTGCGCTCATTCGCGTACATTTGCGGATAAAATGCCCTTCTTACTCAGTCAGCTAAGTGTCGTACATGATCAACGGCCAAGAAACAGACTGATGCTTCCACTACGACGATTCTGATGGGATGCCCGGGTACGTTGTCAGCGACTGGTCGCCGTCTGACTCGGGCCGGGCGCCGCCACGAGGCGATTATTCTCGCGACGCAATCGGGTCGGGATGTCCATCGACAGCGCTTCGAGGCCGCCGGTTTCACGCAGCAGGTCGTCGACCGATGCGCGCTCGGCAGGCGCCAATGAGGCATAGAAATCGATGGCCCGTTGCAGCATCCATTGCGGATAGGGCATGAGGGCGCGCTCGCCTTCAGTTCCATTCAGCCTGAAACGATGGCTGCCGATTTGCCGTGGCAGTCGTTCCCCGGGATGGGCCTGCGTCCACGAGGCCACTGCGGCCACGGTATCCCGAAGCACGGGAAACTGTTCGGCGAATTGCCGGCGCAGGATGGGCAAGAGCGTTTCCGGAATCGCGTCGCCTTGCATCCAGGTGCCGCAGGGTGGGTTGAAGTCGAACATGCGCTCCACCCAGCGAGCGACCGAGGGCGCCCGCTGGCGCATGAGCCGGCCCGGTGCCGGGTCCCGGTACAAATGGGCGTAGAGCGGCGCGATCAGGCCGAAATCGGCGAGAGAGGCGCGGTCTCCCAATGCATAGCGGTGCGCGGAGAAGTGGGTTTCCAGGTCATCCAGCAATGCTTCATAGCTGCGCTCGATCGCCGGCACGGTTTCGGGATGGATGCCGAGCGTGGGCAGCATCGCGGCGAACCGGTCGGCATGGCGGCGGGCGATCAGGCGGCGGAGAAAGGCCGGCGCCCAAGGCAGGGCAACGCGGCCGAACTCGGCCAGCAGGAATTTCCGGTTCTGGCGGGGATAATTCCAGCGATAGTGCATGGCCGGGATCAATAGCCATTCGTCGGCGTATAGTTCGAGCAGCAGCGCGGTCAAACGCTGTTTCGCGGTCGGCGGGTATACCGAGCGTGCCGGTTCGCGGGCCTCGATGGTATCGATGATGGCGGTCGTATCCTGAATGAATTGGCCCTCCGGCGTTTCGACCACTGGTATGAAGGCCACACCGGTCTTCGGCACGATGATTCGCTTGTACACCCGTAATGTTGACAGGCGCTCGCGGTACGCGAGCCCCTTGTATCGCAGATAAGCGCGCGCCTTGCCGGTATAGAGTGAAAACGCCGTGCCATAGAGCGTGTATACAGAATCATCCTTTGCCATATTGGGTCCGCGCGTCTTGCGAGGGTGGGTTCGGGCCTGCCGTTAAAGCCCGGATACGCCGGCCTGCAACGGGCACGGCCAGGCTGGCGGCCGTGCCCGTTCGGGCGCCCGGGTGCGGGGCGAATCAGCGCTTGCGATCGGCCGCGTAAGGGTGACCGATGGCGTGCGTATCCGGCCGGTGGAATAGCAGCGTCAGGATGACCGACGATACCGCCAATGCGGTCAACAGGAAGAATGCATCGGCGAAACTGCCCTGGCTGCCGACCACCCACCCGGTGATGGCAGGCGCGAGGAAGCCGGCGATCGCGAAGCCGAAATCCATGATGCCGAGCGCGGTCGCCGAGCGATCGGGCGCGATATCGACATTCACGGCGTAGTAGGCGGAGTTGGCGCCCATCGAAGCCGCCAGCGCGATGGTGATCAGAATCAGTGACAGCGTCAGGCTGGACGAAAACGCGACCGGCAGGATGGCGACCGCCGCAATCGCTTGCGTTCCGGCGATCAGATAACTCCGGGCCGGCCGGAGGCGGCGGCTGCGTTTAAGCAGCCGGTCGGAGAAATGCCCGAGGCTGAATAGCACCACTGCGGCCGCGGCCCACGGCACGACCGAAAACCAGCCGACGGCCGATACACTCAGGTGAAAGACCTTTTCCAGGTAACCGGGCAGCCAGGTCATGAAGAAAAACAGAAAATAACCGAACACGAAAAAAGCCCAGTAGTTCGCCAGCAAGGTCGGATTGGTCATCAGGCGGCGCCAGGAGGTCGAGGTGGCACCATTGGCCTCGGCGGGCGCGGCGTCGTCGTTCTCGTCGGCCGTCGAATCGCTGTGCTCGCCTAGGCGGCGTACCTCTTTCAACTCGGCTTCGTTGACGAAGCCGGATTGTTCCGGCCGGTCGCGGAACAGTAGCCACCACAATGGCAGCCAGATAAAGCTGACCACACCCAGTACAAAGAACATACCGCGCCAGCCCAGCCACGCGATCAGGCTGGAGACCACCGGTGCGCCGATGGCCAGCGAGACCGGGACGGCGGTCAGCGAGGAACCCATCGCCCGGCCGCGTTCGCGCGGCGACAACCAGCGGCTGATGGCCCCGGTCATGCCGGGAAACATCGGGCCCTCGGCCAAACCCAGTGCTGCCCGAGCGACCAAGGCCAGCGTGAAGCCCTGGACCAGGCCGGTGCCGCCGATCGACACGACCCAAAGAGCGACCGAGACTGCGAGAACGATGCGCGGGCCGAAGCGATCGACCAGTATGCCGCCAAGGAAGGTGGTCAACGCATAACCGATGCCGAATGCCCCGAGCACCAGACCGCGCTGTGAATCGCCAATGCCGAGTTCCTTCGCCATTGGTCCGATCGCATAGGAGATCGCCGAGCGATCGATATAATTGATGATGATGATGGCGAAAAGAAGTGCAACCACCACCCAGCGGTAATGGGTGGCCGCGGGCGCACCCTGCGCTGCCTGTGCCTGACTCATGTCCTGTTCCCGTGTTTGTATCTAACGTGCTGAATGAATCACGTACAAGATATCAGCGGGTCGCGACGTCGTGGTCGATTCGGGCACATCTCCGGACCGCAGTCGCCCGTTCTGCCCGTCGCCTGGCCCGGGAACTGTCGGCGGTCGCGGCGAGTCGCTTGCGCCGTCCCGTCACGACGGCGCGCCGGGCGTGCACTGCAAACAGGCGCCCGGCGCGTGGTTTCGACCCCGGCCCGGGCGAGTGCCGCAGCCCACGCCGCCCGATCGGGATAGGCGCTAAGGGGTGATGGCGATCTTGAGTACGCCATCCTGCTGATGCGAGAAGAGGTCGTAGGCTGCCTCGATGTCATCCAGCTTGTAGCGATGTGTGACCAACGGCGCCAGGTCGACGCGTCCCGACGCCACCACGTTGAGCAGGCGGCGCATGCGTTCCTTGCCGCCGGGGCAGAGCGTGGTCACGATGCGGTTATCGCCCAGACCGGCACTGAATGCGCTCAGAGGAATGGTCAGATCCTGGGAATACACGCCTAGGCTGGACAACGTACCGCCGGGGCGAAGCACGCTGAGGGCGGACTCGAAGGTGTTCTGTGTGCCCAGCGCTTCGATGGCCACGTCCACGCCCCGGCCATCGGTCAGCGAGCGGATGGTCTCGACTGGATCGTCCTTGTTGAAGTCGATCACCGTGTCGGCGCCGAGGCGTCGGGCGACGGCCAGCCGTTCCGGCACCGTGTCCACCACGATGATTCGCGCAGCGCCCTGCAGACGTGCGCCCGCGGTGGCGCAAAGCCCGATCGGGCCCTGGGCGAATATCGCCACGGTATCGCCGATGCGAATCTTGCCGCTTTCCGCACCGGAAAAGCCGGTCGACATGATGTCCGGGCACATCAAGACCTGCTCGCCGGTGAGGTCGTCGGGAATCGGCGCCAGGTTCGCCATGGCATCCGGTACGCGGACGTATTCGGCCTGGCAGCCGTCGATGGTATTGCCGAAACGCCAGCCGCCCATCGTTTTCCAGCCATGCGGCGCGCCGCAGCCGCATTGCGAATGACAGCCATCCAACGAGGCATAGCTCGTACCGTCGGGCGTGATTGCACCGGCGATGACGCGCTGGCCCTCGGTATAGCCGGTCACCTGGGCCCCGAGCTTCTCAATCACGCCCACCGGTTCATGGCCGATCGTCAGTCCGCGGGCGACCGGGTATTCACCCTTGAGAATATGTACGTCGGTGCCGCATATGGTGGTCGTCGTGATGCGTATCAACGCATCGAGCGGGCCAATGTCGGGGATCGGCTTGTCTTCGAGTACGATACGGCCGGGTTCGACAAATACGGCGGCTTTCATCTGGCTCATGGCGGGCGACTCCGGGTCTGTAATCGGCAAACACGCCGACAGGAGTACAGGATGCGCGCCATTGCGCCCGCCGCATGTTGATCTGCGTCATCTCGCGCCATGATCGGGCGGCAGTGGCGGCCATGCGGCGTGGCGCCCAGTCGCCGCACCTCGGGTTACAGCGCGTTGCCCGGTTCCGCTTGGCGCAACATCACGCGGGCTGCGGGGCGGAAACTTACGTTACAGCACATCAGCCGAAGCCGGTCGGGCTGTTCCTGCCAGCGCACAGTAGACGCGGGCTTGTCCGGCCATCGCTCGTGTTATTGCATCAGGCCGCTTCGGCGAAGTCGGCGGCTGTGTTTGTCACGCGTCGGCGGCGACGTCCGGGCAACGACATGCGCAGAATGCGTCGCGCCACACCACCGGCCTGGCGTGCCAGCGAGCCCGTGTTGTAGTTGATGCCGTACTCTGCGCAGAGCGCCTGGACCCGCGGGGCGATCTCGCGATAGCGATGCGAGGGCATATCGGGAAACAGATGATGCTCGATCTGATAGCTCAAATGGCCGGACAGCACATGAAACGGCACCGAGCCCGTCAGGTTGGACGATCCCAGCAATTGTCGCAGATACCATTGTCCACGGCTCTCGTCGGTGGCTTCGGCCCGGTCGTACATCTCGACTTCGTCGGTGAAATGCCCGCAGAAGATGATCAGAAACGACCAGATATTGCGTGTGAAATTAGCCGAGAGATTACCTGCCAGCACCGGTGCGAACAGCGGGCCCGCCAGAGTCGGGAACAGCAGGTAGTCCTTGAGCAACTGGCCGCGCACCTTGGCCAGGATCTGGCCGGCCTGGGCGCGCATGTCCTTCCAGCTCTTGTCGCGGCCCAGACGCTCGAACTCCAGGTCGTGTAGTGCCACGCCCCACTGGAAGAACGCCGCCAGCAACAGCGCGATGCCGGGCTGGGCCAGGAATCGTGGCTCCCACGCCTGATCTTCGCTCACGCGCAACAGGGTGTAGCCGAGATCGCGATCCAGATCGACGATATTGGTGAACGTATGGTGCACATAGTTGTGTGAGTGCTTCCACTGTGCCGATGGGCAGGTGTTGTCCCATTCGTAGGTGGCCGAATCGAGGGCCGGATCGTTCATCCAGTCCCACTGTCCGTGCATGACGTTGTGCCCGATCTCCATGTTCTCGAGGATTTTCGACAGCGCCAGCAACGAGGTCCCCGCCAGCCAGGCCGGCGGCAACAGGCCGGCGAACAGCAGCGCGCGGCCCGCGACCTCGCTGGCACGCTGGGTTCGTAGCACGCGAAGGATGTAGCGCGCGTCGCGCTCGCCGAGATCGCTCATGACGTCATCGCGAATCTGGTCTAGCGCTTGACCGAACGCGGTCAGATCGGCCTCGCTCAGATGGGTGGGCTTGCTCATGACAAAGTGTCCCCGAACGCGCCGGGCGTTCCGTGGTGAAAATGTGAGAAGAAATATTGGCGGATCAGAAATCGATCGCTACGTCGCCTGCGGCGGCGTGGATACAAAGCTGGAGATCGGTGTCGCGCACCTGCCGGACCCGATCGGTGCGCAGATCCCGCACCGTGCCCTCGGCGATATGACATTTACAAGCGTGGCATATGCCCATTCGGCAGCCATACGGCGGCGACAAGCCTGCGTCTTCGGCGATTTCGAGCAGTGAGCCGTGTTCGCCCGATGCCGCGATGTCGCTTTTCAGGAATTGCACTGCCCCCTGACCGTGGGCGCTGGCCCGTCGGCTGGCCGCGAACTGCTCACGATGCAACGGCGCGCTCGAACGTGCGGCGATCAGCGTTTCGGCGGTATCCATGAAACCGGCCGGCCCGCAGAGCCAGGTCTCGCGCTCGGCCAGATCCGGCACCTGGGCATCCAGCGCGGCGGCATCGAGTCGCGCACCGCCGGCACCGGTAAATACGGTAATCGACTGCAGCCGCGCGTGCTCGGCCGCCAATGCCTCGAGTTCGTCCGCATAGATCATGTCGACCGGCGCGCGAGCGTAATGCAGAAAGACAATGTCGGTAGACGCGCCGTGTGACAGCCACGTCCGCAGCACACTCATCACCGGCGTGATGCCGCTGCCGGCACTCAACAACAGCGCCTTGGCCGGCGCCTGCGACCGCGGACAGAAATCACCTTCGGCCGGGCTCAGATACAGCAACTGGCCGCGTTGCGCCTGGTCCACCAGATAATTGCTGACGCGGCCGGCACCGTTTCGCTTGACGGTGATTTCGATCAACGGTTCGTCTGGAGCGCTCGCGATAGAAAAACAGCGGCTGTGACGAGCGCCGTCCAGCGTCAGGCCGACCAATACGTGCTGACCGGCGTGATGGCCACGCCAATTGCTGTTCGGCTCGATCGCAAGCGTGACGCTGTCGGGCGTCTGACGCACAGCATGCACGACGCGTCCGCGCGGCTCGGCCAGCGATAAACGATCGTCGATCAGCGCCAGGTAGTCGTCCACCGAGGACGGATGGGCCAGCGCCCGGGCCAGCGAACTGCCGAGCATCCGCTTGACGATCGGATTCAAGGGTTTCGTGTCATGTTTGTGTACACATGTGCACATTAAGCGCAATGACAGGCCGCGTCAATGCGCGTGGTGAGGGCGGCGACATCGAGCACCCGCGCGCGCCGGATGACAGTCGCCGCAACGCCGGCACGCGCCCGTTTGAGGCCGTGCGGGCTCCGGTCATAGCAGCCGACCGTACCGAAACCGCGCCCGCCGAATGGTTGAAATCCGGCCACGTTGCGCCCGCGATCGATCGGGCCCCGGCTGGCCTGCACGCCAGCTTGGTTGACCGCGACCGCATGCCGGGCCGGGCAAGCGGTAAGGGCGGATTCAGTCGCTGGTGTTGTCGGCTCGATCCAATACCTGGAGCAGGTTGGCGAGTGTGGCGCTTGGATCATCGCGCCGCCAGGCAACGCCAGTGTCCAGTTGTGGCGGATGGCAGGCAAGCGGCACATAACGAATACCGGTGCGGGCCAGATGACGCAGCGACTCCGGCACCAGCGCGATACCCAGGCCGGCGGAGACGAGGCTGATGATGGTCTGCATCTGAATCGCGTGCTGGACAATATCGGCCTGGCCGCCGCACTCCAGATAATAGTTCGTCACCAGGTCGTAGAACGACGGCGCGACCTGACGCGGAAACACGATCAACGGCGACGTGACCACGGCATCCGGCGAAAGCTGTCCCCGGGTCAGCGTCAGCCGCCCGTTGGCGATCCATTGTTCCGGCACGGCCGCCATCAACGGTTCCGACATGAGCCGGCGATAAGCCAGCTTGACGGGCAGTGCGGCATGCGCGGGTGGAATGAGTATTCCGGCGTGGATCTCGCCGCTCAGCAGAGCCGTGATCTGCACATCGCTGGTGGCTTCGGTCAGCGCCAGGTCGACGTTGGGGTAGAGCGTGCGGAAGCGCTGGACCAGAGTCGGCAACAGGCTGTAATCGGCGGTGCTGACGAACGCAAGGTTCAAGCGCCCCGTTTCGCCGCGCCGGATGCGCCGTGCCGTTTCCGGCAGGGCATCCACCGCCGCCAGCGCGGCGCGCACGGGCTCCAGCCATGCCTCGCCGAAAGGGGTCAGCGCCACGGACCGTTTGGTGCGCATGAACAGCGCAGCGCCGAGTTCGCGTTCGAGCGCACGGATCGACTGGCTGAGCGGCGGCTGGGTCATATGCAGCCGCTCGGCCGCCTTGCCGAAATGGAGCGTCTCGGCAACCGCCAGGAAATGCCTGAGCCGTCGCAAATCCATCTGTCATATCCTGTGCGACTTAATAAGGCATAAATAATATATTTCAAAAACCGTACGGCGGGAAATAGCATGGCTGAGTGCGATGAACTGGAGACAAGACCCATGCCTGCCTATCGATCCCGAACCAGTACCCACGGCCGCAACATGGCCGGTGCCCGCGCCCTCTGGCGCGCCACCGGCATGGGCGATTCCGATTTCGGCAAGCCGATCATCGCCATCGCCAACAGCTTTACCCAGTTCGTGCCGGGTCATGT is from Salinisphaera sp. LB1 and encodes:
- a CDS encoding ferredoxin reductase gives rise to the protein MNPIVKRMLGSSLARALAHPSSVDDYLALIDDRLSLAEPRGRVVHAVRQTPDSVTLAIEPNSNWRGHHAGQHVLVGLTLDGARHSRCFSIASAPDEPLIEITVKRNGAGRVSNYLVDQAQRGQLLYLSPAEGDFCPRSQAPAKALLLSAGSGITPVMSVLRTWLSHGASTDIVFLHYARAPVDMIYADELEALAAEHARLQSITVFTGAGGARLDAAALDAQVPDLAERETWLCGPAGFMDTAETLIAARSSAPLHREQFAASRRASAHGQGAVQFLKSDIAASGEHGSLLEIAEDAGLSPPYGCRMGICHACKCHIAEGTVRDLRTDRVRQVRDTDLQLCIHAAAGDVAIDF
- a CDS encoding LysR family transcriptional regulator: MDLRRLRHFLAVAETLHFGKAAERLHMTQPPLSQSIRALERELGAALFMRTKRSVALTPFGEAWLEPVRAALAAVDALPETARRIRRGETGRLNLAFVSTADYSLLPTLVQRFRTLYPNVDLALTEATSDVQITALLSGEIHAGILIPPAHAALPVKLAYRRLMSEPLMAAVPEQWIANGRLTLTRGQLSPDAVVTSPLIVFPRQVAPSFYDLVTNYYLECGGQADIVQHAIQMQTIISLVSAGLGIALVPESLRHLARTGIRYVPLACHPPQLDTGVAWRRDDPSATLANLLQVLDRADNTSD